The following is a genomic window from Devosia neptuniae.
GCCGGCACGCCCATCGAGGCGATCCAGACCCACTCCCACACCATCATGGTGCCCCCCGAAATGCTGGGCGCCGGCGAACACTACGCGCTGGAAGTGCGCGGCGATTCCATGATCGAGGCCGGCATCTTTGATGGCGACACGGTCCTGATCAAAAAGCAGGAATCGGCCAGCACCGGCGAGATCATTGTCGCTTTAGTCGATGATGAAGAAGCCACCCTCAAGCGCCTGCGCCGCAAGGGCAATACCGTCGCCCTCGAAGCTGCTAACCCAGCCTATGAAACCCGGATTTTCCCGCCTGACCGGGTCAAGGTCCAGGGACGCTTGGTGGGGCTGCTGCGGAAGTACTGATAGTGGATCGCGCCACGCCTGAAGCGGTGATGGCAGCTTATGCCGAGCTCATCAACCAGCATGATTTTGAGCTGCTGACATCGTTGATCGATGACGACGCGACCTTTTGGTTCAGCTCTGGCTCCTACCATGGCATGGAGTCAGTGCGAGCCGCCTTCGAGCGGACCTGGCAGCGCTTATCAGACGAAAGATATTGGCTGGAAGACGTCCGCTGGATCGCCAAGGCCGATGCGGCGGCAAGCTGCATCTATAGTTTTCATTGGCAAGCGGTCATCGAAGGGCAACTGGCGCAAGGCAGCGGCAGAGGAACGACCGTTCTCGGCAAGCGAAGAGGCGTCTGGCGCATAGCACATGAGCATTTAAGCGCCTTTCCCGAATAAAAAGGCCCGCTGGTTTAGCGGGCCTTCCTGTTTCTGAGACTTAACGTGCCTAGTGATTATCCCGCGGAATCCCATTGGTCTGGGCAATCCGCTGGTACTTTTCAGCTGGCTTCAAAATAGCGCCGTCGCCGAGCTGGCCGACGATGCCGCGCTGGATTTCCTGCCATGGGGTCTGATGCTTGGGATATTTGTACCCGCCCATCGATTCCAGATCTGCCCGGCGCGTGGCGATTTCCTCGTCGGAAATCAGGATATTGGCCGTGCCGGTATTGAGATCGATGCGTACCCGGTCGCCGGTCCGCAGGATGGCGAGATTGCCACCGGCGGCCGCTTCGGGCGATGCATTGAGGATCGAGGGCGAACCCGAAGTGCCCGACTGGCGGCCGTCGCCGATACAAGCCAGCGCATGGATGCCCTTCTTGATCAGATAATCAGGCGGCCGCATGTTGACGACTTCCGCCGCGCCCGGATAGCCGATCGGGCCGGCGCCGCGCATGAACAGCAGGGTATGTTCGTCGATTTCGAGGGAAGGATCGTCGATCCGGTGGTGGTAATCCTCCGGCCCGTCGAACACCACGGCCTTGCCCTCGAACGCGCCGGGGCTGGCCGGATTGTTGAGATAGCGGTCGCGGAATTCCGAGGAAATCACGCTGGTCTTCATGATGGCGTTGTCGAACAGATTGCCACGCAGCACCAGGAACCCGGCTTCAGCCTTGAGCGGATTGTCGAAGGAGCGGATGACCTTGTCGTCCTGGATCGTGCTGTTGCGGCAGTTCTCGCCGATCGTCTTGCCATTGACGGTCGGCGCGTTCTCACGGATCAGCCCCTGGCCCATCAACTCGTTGACCACTGCCGGCACGCCGCCGGCATGGTAGAAGTCCTCGCCCAGATATTCGCCAGCCGGCTGCATGTTGACCAGCAACGGCACCTTGTGGCCATAGGTCTGGAAATCCTGCAGTTCCAGCTCGACGCCGATATGCTTGGCGATGGCCTGGATATGGATCGGGGCATTGGTCGAACCGCCGATGGCCGAATTGACCACGATCGTATTGATGAAATTGTCTTTGGTCAGGATGTCGGAGGGTTTGAGATCCTCATGCACCATGTCCACGATGCGCTTGCCGGTGCGATAGGCCATTTCCTGGCGATCGCGATACGGCGCGGGAATCGCGGCCGAACCCGGCAATTGCATGCCCAGCGATTCCGCCAAAGAATTCATCGTGCTCGCGGTGCCCATCGTGTTGCAGAAGCCCGTCGACGGCGCCGAAGACGCAACCAGTTCGATGAACTGGGCATAATCGATCTCGCCAGCCGCCATCATCTGGCGGGCCTTCCACACAATAGTGCCCGAGCCGGTGCGCTCGCCCTTGTGCCAGCCATTGAGCATCGGCCCAACCGACAGCGCAATCGCGGGAATATTGACCGTCGCCGCGCCCATCAGCATGGCCGGAGTGGTCTTGTCGCACCCAATGGTCAGCACGACGCCATCCAGCGGATAGCCGTAAAGCACTTCGACCAGGCCCAGATAGGCCAGGTTGCGGTCGAGCCCGGCGGTCGGCCGCTTGCCGGTTTCCTGGATCGGATGCACTGGGAAT
Proteins encoded in this region:
- a CDS encoding IlvD/Edd family dehydratase — protein: MTASKPQKLRSRAWFDNPDNPDMTALYLERYMNFGVSREELQSDKPIIGIAQTGSDLSPCNRHHIVLAERVREGIREAGGIAIEFPVHPIQETGKRPTAGLDRNLAYLGLVEVLYGYPLDGVVLTIGCDKTTPAMLMGAATVNIPAIALSVGPMLNGWHKGERTGSGTIVWKARQMMAAGEIDYAQFIELVASSAPSTGFCNTMGTASTMNSLAESLGMQLPGSAAIPAPYRDRQEMAYRTGKRIVDMVHEDLKPSDILTKDNFINTIVVNSAIGGSTNAPIHIQAIAKHIGVELELQDFQTYGHKVPLLVNMQPAGEYLGEDFYHAGGVPAVVNELMGQGLIRENAPTVNGKTIGENCRNSTIQDDKVIRSFDNPLKAEAGFLVLRGNLFDNAIMKTSVISSEFRDRYLNNPASPGAFEGKAVVFDGPEDYHHRIDDPSLEIDEHTLLFMRGAGPIGYPGAAEVVNMRPPDYLIKKGIHALACIGDGRQSGTSGSPSILNASPEAAAGGNLAILRTGDRVRIDLNTGTANILISDEEIATRRADLESMGGYKYPKHQTPWQEIQRGIVGQLGDGAILKPAEKYQRIAQTNGIPRDNH
- a CDS encoding YybH family protein — translated: MDRATPEAVMAAYAELINQHDFELLTSLIDDDATFWFSSGSYHGMESVRAAFERTWQRLSDERYWLEDVRWIAKADAAASCIYSFHWQAVIEGQLAQGSGRGTTVLGKRRGVWRIAHEHLSAFPE